The following proteins come from a genomic window of Chryseobacterium glaciei:
- a CDS encoding ferritin-like domain-containing protein: MRQRLINKSEPEQILLKGSFDKNTLVEEAISLHSLLFDTKISKEDWLEGLKFHSKTLTNLLLNNQIKEFNDYLSSQFGSVLQEISVDKLEVKTVTPTKKSGLLNMNYRSALQDLLQTAILIEHSTIPPYLTALYSIKDGTNLLASQIIRSVAVEEMLHMIMVCNVMNAVNIQPSVNRPQNYPTYPMKLPMNVDFFVGLETFSTNSIATFIAIESPSSPLVKAPIYDHIEENQSLLKSASVEENNFWTLENMKGFIMENVHTIGEYYDVLFFYIVVFQIIAYYKANGKLPQTFEELNTGGIFTGNPAKQIRPEQYYGSGGKLHAVEALSGVIAVFQEIKGQGEGADDTIFDVDPSQFEEGMELAHYFRFKEIFHEHYYLDGNYKPFMDENGMMPVTTPPVGKALPVDWNAAYPMKPNPKMADYQSNPQLYAQGKAFNQTYKNLLDAIQAAVEGDAKELEKSIMYMYALKEQAFGLMSQPLDSQYNAGPTFEYPTT, from the coding sequence ATGAGACAAAGATTAATCAATAAATCAGAACCAGAACAGATTTTATTAAAAGGTTCTTTCGACAAAAACACCCTTGTTGAAGAAGCAATTTCTTTACATTCTTTATTATTCGATACAAAAATTAGCAAAGAAGATTGGCTAGAAGGATTGAAATTTCATAGTAAAACTTTAACCAACTTATTATTGAATAATCAGATCAAAGAATTTAATGATTATTTAAGTTCACAGTTCGGATCAGTTTTACAGGAAATAAGTGTTGATAAATTAGAAGTAAAAACAGTTACTCCAACAAAGAAAAGTGGATTGCTAAACATGAATTACCGTTCTGCTTTACAAGACCTTTTGCAGACGGCGATTCTTATTGAGCATTCAACAATTCCACCTTATCTTACGGCTCTGTATTCCATTAAAGATGGGACAAATTTATTGGCTTCACAAATCATCAGAAGCGTTGCCGTGGAAGAAATGCTTCACATGATCATGGTTTGTAACGTGATGAATGCTGTAAATATTCAACCTTCCGTAAACAGACCTCAAAACTACCCTACTTATCCGATGAAATTGCCTATGAATGTTGATTTCTTTGTAGGATTGGAAACATTTTCTACGAACAGTATCGCCACATTTATCGCGATTGAAAGCCCGAGCAGTCCTTTGGTAAAAGCTCCGATATATGATCATATTGAAGAAAATCAGTCATTGCTTAAAAGTGCATCAGTAGAAGAAAATAACTTCTGGACTTTAGAAAATATGAAAGGTTTCATCATGGAAAATGTTCACACGATTGGTGAATATTATGATGTTTTATTCTTTTATATTGTTGTTTTCCAAATCATTGCTTATTACAAAGCCAACGGAAAATTACCTCAAACATTTGAAGAATTAAATACAGGAGGAATTTTCACTGGAAATCCGGCAAAACAAATTCGTCCGGAGCAATATTACGGAAGCGGCGGAAAATTACACGCGGTGGAAGCTTTATCAGGCGTAATTGCTGTTTTTCAAGAAATTAAAGGTCAGGGCGAAGGTGCGGATGATACTATTTTTGATGTTGATCCTTCTCAGTTTGAAGAAGGAATGGAATTAGCGCATTATTTCAGATTTAAAGAAATTTTCCATGAACATTATTATTTGGATGGAAACTATAAACCTTTTATGGATGAAAACGGAATGATGCCTGTCACCACTCCACCTGTCGGAAAAGCACTGCCTGTAGATTGGAACGCTGCTTATCCGATGAAACCAAACCCGAAAATGGCAGATTATCAGTCGAATCCGCAATTGTATGCGCAAGGAAAAGCATTTAATCAAACCTATAAAAATTTATTGGATGCGATTCAGGCTGCTGTAGAAGGTGATGCAAAAGAATTAGAAAAATCAATCATGTATATGTATGCTTTGAAAGAACAGGCGTTCGGATTGATGAGCCAACCGTTGGATTCTCAATACAATGCAGGGCCAACTTTTGAATATCCAACAACTTAA
- a CDS encoding peroxidase, FMP-type, whose protein sequence is MLKRKKDSLEGSQLLRKSSDESQKSYLANLMKDYSKLLIDDPVRPFREENLQEIANNVDYGVLEALNGTWVSYNANYNKNIGRPSLGSGIHTTIMPSPGTNQNTIPGKFSFDTEEYIEKLTFEIVPGGVRNRGGATELFCGAVKYDQTIKSVNKVEGNPNLQYAGIHEENGMYLWLSDVYNYAATEETIKRDRGIHAFSNEDFEKYGYKGEYRNEPLVEVKDEQGNSSYILLSELKEGQQYYQIIPAQEIKPMDGIKGPYFIPDYSISRSGVIPHGSTITVLGDITPESKDNKVYYLRDGAPQFPTGLATWDPPHLAISPTMGGAGGAINLDEPAPAWVHQTLTDETDPGSNKIYTQRILANELYPYCVRPDMRLRDTLSGQNVANYVLVQLSSKMQTGAQGGILNVPFVNRFVPTVEIDFNLWIETVIEDGKEILQLQYEQIIFFEFDFGNDGGTTSWPHIQVNTLRKIEDIPADQRKIIEQEFFNAPPAMNMTTTAAVSERIANPPSGCPYHKE, encoded by the coding sequence ATGCTTAAAAGAAAAAAGGACAGTCTTGAAGGGAGTCAATTACTCCGTAAGAGTTCAGATGAAAGTCAAAAAAGCTATCTCGCCAATCTGATGAAAGATTACTCGAAACTTTTGATTGATGATCCCGTGAGACCTTTTAGAGAAGAAAATTTACAGGAAATTGCAAACAATGTAGATTATGGTGTTTTAGAAGCACTTAACGGAACATGGGTAAGTTATAATGCTAATTACAATAAAAATATCGGCCGTCCATCATTAGGAAGTGGAATTCACACGACGATTATGCCTTCTCCAGGAACCAATCAAAATACAATTCCAGGAAAATTTAGTTTTGATACTGAAGAATATATCGAAAAATTAACATTCGAAATCGTTCCCGGTGGTGTTCGTAACCGTGGTGGTGCAACGGAATTATTTTGTGGTGCCGTAAAATACGATCAAACCATTAAAAGTGTAAATAAAGTAGAAGGAAATCCAAATTTACAATACGCCGGAATTCACGAAGAAAACGGAATGTATCTTTGGCTAAGTGACGTTTACAATTACGCTGCAACTGAAGAAACCATCAAAAGAGACCGTGGAATTCATGCCTTTTCTAATGAAGATTTTGAAAAATACGGATATAAAGGAGAATACAGAAACGAACCTTTGGTTGAGGTAAAAGATGAACAGGGTAATTCTTCTTACATTCTTTTAAGTGAATTAAAAGAAGGACAGCAATATTATCAAATCATTCCGGCGCAAGAAATAAAGCCAATGGATGGAATTAAAGGACCTTATTTTATTCCTGATTATTCGATCTCAAGAAGTGGAGTTATCCCTCACGGAAGTACGATTACGGTATTGGGAGATATTACCCCTGAGAGTAAAGATAATAAAGTATATTACCTTAGAGACGGCGCTCCGCAATTCCCTACTGGTCTTGCAACTTGGGATCCTCCTCATCTTGCTATCTCACCAACAATGGGAGGTGCGGGAGGTGCTATTAACCTTGACGAACCGGCTCCGGCATGGGTTCACCAGACTTTAACTGATGAAACCGACCCTGGTTCAAACAAAATTTATACGCAGAGAATATTGGCAAATGAGTTATATCCTTATTGTGTAAGACCGGATATGAGATTAAGAGACACATTGAGCGGACAAAATGTTGCCAATTATGTACTTGTTCAATTATCATCAAAAATGCAAACTGGAGCGCAAGGCGGAATTCTAAATGTTCCTTTTGTTAATCGTTTTGTACCCACCGTTGAAATAGATTTTAATCTTTGGATCGAAACTGTAATTGAAGATGGAAAAGAAATTCTTCAGTTACAATACGAGCAAATTATATTTTTCGAATTTGATTTTGGAAACGATGGTGGTACAACAAGCTGGCCACACATTCAGGTAAATACGCTTCGTAAAATCGAAGATATTCCTGCAGACCAGAGAAAAATAATCGAACAGGAATTTTTCAATGCACCTCCTGCAATGAACATGACAACAACTGCTGCAGTTTCTGAGCGCATTGCCAATCCACCTTCAGGATGTCCTTATCATAAAGAATAA
- a CDS encoding heme-binding protein → MNLESKMRGLTLGAQVLPLEKVSASDLGALAPLVGTWKNVDVPATAISAGWNTISVPGQDKGFVFEVIPYTETLTFNPVVVQAGNRGPVVNGQQVEQMIFGLLYEQQIISACDSSFCNERGFPAGSTIHVETGLFLNLGQPNGGYTIARMSTIPHGNSLLALGSSIEVGNPGTDFFSPASSIPTLLNGDRITQLGYSDQIIGNPQFAPFNQVNPNAFLQSTLEALVGTGGVSNMTVIQMSTDTPEANGGILNIPFIQTNVNATKMDATFWIEDIVDSTGNPSQVLQYSQTINLVFPATGSAQPVNWPHVTVNSMVKVPETMELQQKFQSLDVMEGLDVTQGLTES, encoded by the coding sequence ATGAATCTAGAAAGCAAAATGAGAGGATTAACATTAGGAGCACAAGTCCTTCCTCTTGAAAAAGTTTCTGCCTCAGATCTTGGCGCTTTGGCTCCACTTGTAGGAACCTGGAAAAACGTTGATGTTCCCGCAACGGCTATTTCAGCGGGTTGGAATACCATTTCTGTTCCCGGACAGGATAAAGGATTTGTCTTTGAAGTCATTCCTTACACAGAAACATTGACTTTCAATCCGGTTGTTGTACAGGCCGGAAATCGTGGCCCTGTCGTGAACGGACAACAAGTAGAGCAAATGATCTTCGGTCTTTTGTATGAGCAGCAAATTATAAGCGCATGTGACAGTAGTTTTTGCAACGAACGTGGTTTTCCTGCAGGATCAACGATTCATGTTGAGACAGGATTATTTTTAAATTTAGGTCAGCCCAACGGAGGTTACACGATTGCCCGCATGTCAACTATTCCTCACGGAAATTCATTATTGGCTCTTGGAAGCTCCATTGAAGTGGGTAATCCGGGAACAGATTTCTTTAGTCCGGCTTCTTCAATTCCAACTTTATTGAATGGTGACAGAATAACTCAACTTGGTTATTCGGATCAAATTATCGGAAATCCGCAGTTTGCACCGTTCAATCAGGTCAATCCAAATGCTTTCCTTCAATCTACACTGGAAGCTTTAGTAGGAACAGGCGGAGTGAGTAATATGACTGTTATTCAAATGTCTACCGACACACCGGAAGCCAACGGAGGAATTTTGAATATTCCGTTTATCCAGACTAACGTAAACGCTACAAAAATGGATGCAACCTTCTGGATTGAAGATATTGTAGACAGCACAGGAAATCCTAGCCAGGTATTGCAATATTCACAAACGATCAATCTGGTTTTTCCTGCTACAGGATCTGCACAGCCTGTTAACTGGCCTCACGTTACGGTCAATTCAATGGTAAAAGTACCTGAAACAATGGAACTGCAACAAAAGTTTCAAAGTTTAGATGTAATGGAAGGATTAGATGTGACGCAAGGTCTTACAGAAAGTTAA
- a CDS encoding thermonuclease family protein, with protein sequence MKKMMCVLLFFASMWVFSQIKAKIIGIKDGDTVVALLADKTQETLRLAEVDCPEKNQPFGNNAKQFTSSKVFGKDVIFYRIKKDRYRRTIAKIFYDDDKYLSAEIIKSGYGWWYFKASKNLQLKEYEILAKKKKRGLWADKNAISPWDFRKIKKEKSKAARLKLKTSELNPEV encoded by the coding sequence ATGAAAAAAATGATGTGCGTATTGCTGTTTTTTGCGTCTATGTGGGTGTTTTCTCAAATCAAGGCAAAAATTATTGGCATAAAAGATGGAGATACTGTTGTTGCTTTATTGGCAGATAAAACTCAGGAAACCTTACGTTTGGCAGAAGTAGATTGTCCCGAAAAGAATCAGCCTTTTGGGAACAATGCAAAACAATTTACGAGTTCAAAAGTCTTTGGGAAAGATGTTATATTTTACAGAATCAAAAAAGACAGATACCGAAGAACGATCGCCAAAATATTTTATGATGATGACAAATATCTTTCTGCGGAAATCATCAAATCTGGTTATGGATGGTGGTATTTTAAAGCTTCTAAAAATCTTCAGTTAAAAGAATATGAAATTTTAGCAAAGAAAAAGAAACGTGGTTTATGGGCAGATAAAAACGCAATATCACCTTGGGATTTCAGGAAAATAAAGAAAGAAAAATCGAAAGCTGCTAGATTAAAACTAAAAACCTCCGAATTAAATCCAGAGGTTTAG
- a CDS encoding rod shape-determining protein, producing MGLFDMFTQEIAMDLGTANTLIIHNNKIVIDQPSIVAIDRTTGKPIAVGEQAKLMQGKTHENIKTIRPLKDGVIADFHASEHMIKEFIKQIPGIRGRFIQPALRIVICIPSGITEVEKRAVKDSALKVNAKEVKLIYEPMAAAIGAGIDVQSPEGNMIVDIGGGTTEIAVVALGGIVCDKSLKIAGDVFTNDISYFLRSYHNLYIGERTAERIKIEIGSALEELDYPLEDIPVQGRDLITGKPKEIMINYKEIFKALDKSIMRIEDAVMETLSLTPPELAADIYKTGIYLAGGGALLNGLADRLHKKTGLPVCVAEDPLRAVVRGTGIALKNINKFRFLMSS from the coding sequence ATGGGGTTATTTGATATGTTTACGCAGGAGATCGCAATGGATCTTGGAACCGCTAATACACTAATCATACATAATAACAAGATTGTTATTGATCAACCCTCCATTGTCGCTATAGACAGAACAACAGGAAAGCCCATTGCAGTTGGCGAACAAGCCAAATTAATGCAAGGGAAAACCCACGAAAATATTAAAACAATCCGTCCCTTAAAAGATGGAGTTATTGCCGATTTTCACGCTTCGGAACATATGATCAAGGAATTCATCAAACAAATTCCGGGAATCAGAGGCAGGTTTATTCAGCCTGCACTTAGAATTGTTATTTGTATTCCTTCCGGAATCACCGAAGTTGAAAAAAGAGCCGTTAAAGACTCTGCATTGAAGGTAAATGCCAAGGAAGTAAAGTTGATCTATGAACCAATGGCAGCCGCTATTGGAGCTGGAATTGACGTACAGAGTCCTGAAGGAAATATGATTGTTGATATAGGTGGGGGAACTACCGAAATCGCTGTTGTTGCGCTTGGAGGAATTGTTTGTGACAAATCTTTAAAAATTGCTGGTGATGTATTTACCAATGATATTTCTTACTTTTTAAGATCATATCATAACTTATATATTGGAGAGCGAACTGCCGAAAGAATAAAAATTGAAATAGGTTCTGCACTGGAGGAACTGGATTATCCTTTAGAAGACATTCCTGTACAGGGAAGAGATTTGATTACGGGTAAGCCAAAAGAGATCATGATCAATTATAAAGAGATTTTCAAAGCTTTGGATAAATCTATCATGAGAATTGAAGATGCTGTGATGGAAACGCTTTCTCTTACTCCACCCGAATTGGCTGCAGATATCTACAAAACAGGTATTTATCTTGCCGGAGGAGGTGCTTTATTAAACGGATTGGCAGACAGATTACACAAAAAAACAGGACTGCCTGTATGTGTTGCTGAAGATCCTTTAAGAGCAGTTGTTCGTGGAACAGGAATCGCGCTTAAAAATATCAATAAGTTTAGATTTTTAATGAGCAGTTAA
- a CDS encoding serine hydrolase domain-containing protein: MKAKTPFYIALVFGMMATPFSAQTDSQLKNEISKVESGLMPVVRFEGEPLWTLESRMKYYNVPGVSIAVIKNSKVIWSKTYGFADVESKTPVNSNTLFQAASMSKPVSAYAMLKEVEMGKLDPNADVNSYLKSWKVPENEFTKQKKVSLKNIVSHTAGFSVSGFAGYEVGQPIPTLVQVLNGQSPANSQAVIVNKLPGTPFRYAGGGYCVLQQMLIDLEGKDFASILTEKVLSPLNMKNSTFSQPLSEAQAQFAATAYNENGIKVQGKYHVYPELAAAGLWTTAEDYAKFVIDVQNTLSNKSQTVISKKTAEEFTTPFIDPYMGLGIFLENRNGKVYFTHGGWNEGFSSKSIGNKTSGDGIVVLTNTNKPAFIEELIRSVANVYQWPNYVNSINKILPTTEKDFSNNIGRYKSDKYGFYKVYQENGKLMAINNTEAPTELIKVGEDTFAIRDWDFQFKFIKNSKTGKRELIQILGDKTIRSKNPQMSANEKTPLELILEGNFDKGLQLYKKAKTEDANHNLISEGYLNGVGYALLQQKQPNKAIDVFRVNTLLYPKSENVYDSLGEAYLGAGQKEKAKQNYQKVLEINPKNENAAKILKTL; this comes from the coding sequence ATGAAGGCTAAAACTCCTTTTTACATTGCTCTCGTTTTCGGAATGATGGCAACCCCTTTTTCGGCACAAACAGACTCTCAATTAAAAAATGAAATATCTAAAGTAGAATCAGGATTGATGCCTGTTGTTCGGTTTGAAGGTGAACCTCTCTGGACTTTAGAATCCCGAATGAAATATTACAATGTTCCCGGAGTGAGCATCGCTGTCATTAAAAATTCTAAAGTGATCTGGAGCAAAACATACGGATTTGCAGATGTAGAATCTAAAACTCCTGTGAATTCCAACACGCTATTTCAGGCGGCATCTATGAGTAAACCAGTAAGTGCTTATGCTATGCTAAAAGAAGTGGAAATGGGGAAACTCGATCCAAATGCAGATGTAAATTCTTATCTAAAATCATGGAAAGTTCCTGAAAATGAATTCACAAAACAAAAGAAGGTAAGTCTCAAAAATATTGTCAGTCACACTGCAGGTTTTAGTGTGAGCGGATTTGCGGGTTACGAAGTTGGCCAACCTATTCCGACATTAGTTCAGGTTTTGAATGGACAAAGTCCCGCCAATTCTCAGGCAGTTATTGTCAATAAACTTCCAGGAACACCTTTTCGTTATGCCGGCGGTGGATATTGTGTGTTGCAACAAATGTTGATAGACCTCGAAGGAAAAGATTTCGCCTCAATATTGACTGAAAAAGTACTTTCACCTCTAAATATGAAAAACAGTACTTTCTCTCAACCCTTATCGGAAGCTCAAGCTCAGTTTGCAGCTACGGCTTATAATGAAAACGGAATTAAAGTTCAAGGGAAATACCATGTTTATCCAGAATTAGCTGCGGCAGGTTTGTGGACAACTGCAGAAGATTATGCAAAGTTTGTGATTGATGTTCAAAACACGCTGAGCAATAAAAGCCAGACAGTTATTTCTAAAAAAACAGCCGAGGAATTTACAACTCCGTTTATTGATCCATACATGGGATTAGGTATTTTTCTGGAAAATAGAAATGGTAAGGTCTACTTCACGCACGGTGGTTGGAATGAGGGTTTTTCCAGCAAATCTATAGGAAATAAAACCAGCGGTGACGGAATTGTAGTTTTAACGAATACCAACAAACCTGCATTTATTGAAGAACTTATCCGATCGGTTGCAAACGTTTATCAGTGGCCGAATTACGTGAATTCAATTAATAAAATCCTACCTACTACCGAAAAAGATTTTAGCAATAATATTGGTCGCTACAAATCTGACAAGTATGGTTTTTATAAAGTTTATCAGGAGAATGGAAAGCTAATGGCCATCAATAATACGGAAGCTCCAACAGAACTTATTAAAGTAGGTGAAGACACTTTTGCAATTCGGGATTGGGATTTTCAATTTAAATTTATAAAAAATAGTAAAACCGGAAAGAGGGAATTGATACAAATTCTGGGGGACAAGACCATAAGATCTAAAAATCCACAAATGAGTGCTAATGAAAAGACGCCTTTAGAGCTTATTTTGGAAGGTAATTTTGATAAAGGTTTACAATTATATAAAAAAGCAAAAACTGAAGATGCCAATCATAATCTGATTTCCGAAGGTTATTTAAATGGAGTTGGCTACGCTCTTCTTCAACAAAAGCAACCCAACAAAGCCATCGATGTTTTCCGAGTGAATACTCTACTTTATCCTAAAAGCGAAAATGTGTACGACAGTCTAGGAGAAGCCTATCTGGGAGCCGGACAAAAGGAAAAAGCCAAACAGAATTATCAAAAAGTATTGGAAATAAATCCTAAAAATGAAAATGCCGCTAAGATTTTAAAAACATTATAA
- a CDS encoding DUF4249 domain-containing protein, with product MKNTFFIILSLFLLTSCEKEIDLDLDNKGGNIVIEANITNQPGPYFVRITKSVAFTENNQYPAVTNAQVVLSDNTGQTETLQYVSDGKYKTTAFSGVMGRTYTLKIQAEGKEYTAQSTMPQEVSFDGLTQDSFVFGGTTTYTLLPVFTDPQALGNRYLFNFTVNDKPKKTFEVFSDNVNNGLPNQRPLFLPNDDGDEPDDVLVVAGDTIHVEMQSIDNNIFTYYSALLQISGDGGPGGGVTPSNPPSNINNGALGYFSAHTVSKRSIVIE from the coding sequence ATGAAGAATACATTTTTTATCATATTATCCCTGTTTTTATTAACGTCTTGCGAAAAAGAAATCGATTTAGACCTTGATAACAAAGGCGGAAACATCGTCATAGAAGCTAATATAACCAATCAGCCCGGCCCTTATTTTGTGAGAATAACAAAATCTGTGGCTTTTACAGAAAACAATCAATATCCTGCAGTTACCAATGCTCAGGTTGTTTTAAGCGATAATACAGGTCAGACCGAAACATTGCAATATGTTAGCGACGGAAAATATAAAACCACAGCTTTCAGCGGAGTAATGGGAAGAACTTATACATTGAAAATTCAGGCAGAAGGAAAAGAATATACGGCTCAAAGTACGATGCCTCAGGAAGTAAGTTTTGATGGATTAACGCAGGATTCTTTTGTGTTTGGAGGGACAACAACATACACACTTTTACCTGTTTTCACTGATCCTCAGGCATTAGGAAATCGTTATTTATTTAATTTTACAGTTAATGACAAACCTAAAAAGACATTCGAAGTTTTTTCAGATAATGTAAATAACGGATTGCCGAATCAGCGTCCTTTGTTTCTTCCCAACGATGATGGTGATGAACCGGATGATGTTTTAGTTGTGGCAGGAGATACCATTCATGTTGAAATGCAGAGTATCGACAATAATATTTTCACGTATTACAGCGCTCTTCTTCAGATTTCTGGAGATGGTGGCCCTGGTGGAGGTGTTACACCTTCCAATCCGCCAAGCAATATTAATAACGGAGCTTTAGGATATTTTTCAGCACATACGGTTAGTAAGAGAAGTATTGTGATTGAATAG
- a CDS encoding TonB-dependent receptor: MQTSFFKIAAASAALCFSTLAVAQQKYSVSGTVKDQKNGELLIGVTVKVAEDPSINVVANEYGFYSLSLPEGDYRMIISYPGYKDFEQNIKVDQNIKLDLPLFQEEKQERTANIDEVIISGVKKDKNLSTAQMGTETLSIKNIEKLPVLFGEKDVMKTIQLLPGIKSNGEGSSGFSVRGGATDQNLILLDEAPVYNASHLLGFFSTFNSDALKDASIIKGNSPAQYGGRLSSVMDVKMKDGNNKDYNVNGGIGLISSRLSVEGPIQKEKSSFIVSGRRTYADLFLKSTDDFKDSKLYFYDLNLKANYQVNENNRLYLSGYFGRDVLGLGDTFSTDWGNTTATLRWNSIINSKLFSNTSLIYSNYNYKVSLKSNDNTFGLDSQIEDWNLKQDFTWFAGNKHSVRFGLQSIYHTITPSSASGTSVSSFPRNPRSSWENAVYINDDFKATEKLTVNYGLRLSGFSVLGGDTFNSYENGVLTDSRFLEKGKFGKTYVNLEPRITANYRINELSSVKGGYSRNTQNLHLLSNSSSGNPTDQWIGSSYSVKPEIADQVSLGYSRNFNNNNYEINAEVYYKSMQNQIDFKNGAQISFDTAADVESELLFGKGRAYGLELIAKKKSGKLTGWISYTLSKTERKIDGINDNEWYNARMDKTHDLSIVATYELSKKWSLSGLFLYSTGNAVTFPTGKYELNGQTIFQYSNRNADRMPAYHRMDLSATYEPESTKRFKGSWSFGIYNVYGRENAYTITFEDNPNNPGTTRAMQTSLFRWVPNITYNFKF, translated from the coding sequence ATGCAAACATCTTTTTTTAAAATCGCGGCTGCTTCGGCTGCGCTCTGTTTCAGTACTTTAGCTGTAGCCCAGCAGAAATACTCGGTAAGCGGAACTGTAAAAGACCAAAAAAACGGCGAATTACTGATCGGAGTGACCGTAAAAGTAGCGGAAGATCCATCGATCAATGTGGTGGCCAATGAATACGGATTCTATTCTTTATCCCTGCCGGAGGGTGATTACAGAATGATCATTTCTTATCCGGGTTACAAAGATTTTGAACAGAATATAAAAGTTGATCAAAATATTAAATTGGATCTTCCTTTATTTCAGGAAGAAAAACAGGAAAGAACAGCAAATATCGATGAGGTTATTATTTCCGGGGTTAAAAAAGATAAAAACCTTTCGACCGCTCAAATGGGTACGGAAACGTTGAGCATCAAAAATATAGAAAAACTGCCGGTCTTATTTGGTGAAAAAGATGTGATGAAGACAATCCAGCTTTTACCGGGAATTAAAAGTAACGGTGAAGGAAGCAGCGGATTTAGTGTAAGAGGAGGTGCAACCGATCAGAATTTAATATTGTTGGATGAAGCACCTGTTTATAACGCTTCACACTTACTTGGATTTTTCAGTACTTTCAACAGTGATGCACTAAAAGATGCAAGTATCATCAAAGGAAACAGCCCTGCACAGTATGGCGGACGTCTTTCTTCCGTGATGGATGTTAAAATGAAGGACGGAAATAATAAAGATTACAACGTCAACGGAGGAATCGGTTTAATAAGCAGCAGATTGAGCGTTGAAGGCCCGATTCAAAAGGAAAAATCATCATTCATTGTTTCTGGAAGAAGAACGTACGCTGATTTATTTTTGAAATCAACCGACGATTTTAAAGACAGCAAACTGTATTTTTATGATCTTAATTTAAAAGCAAATTATCAGGTTAACGAAAATAACCGTCTTTATTTATCAGGATATTTTGGAAGAGATGTCTTGGGATTAGGCGATACTTTTTCAACAGATTGGGGAAATACGACGGCAACACTTCGTTGGAATAGTATTATTAATAGTAAATTATTCTCCAACACGTCTTTAATTTACAGCAACTACAATTATAAAGTAAGTTTAAAAAGCAACGACAATACATTCGGACTAGATTCTCAGATCGAAGACTGGAATCTTAAACAGGATTTCACATGGTTTGCAGGGAATAAACATTCGGTGCGTTTTGGTTTACAGTCTATCTATCATACGATTACACCAAGCAGTGCTTCGGGGACAAGTGTGAGCAGTTTTCCTAGAAATCCTAGATCTTCATGGGAAAATGCAGTCTATATCAATGATGATTTTAAAGCAACCGAAAAACTGACCGTTAATTATGGGTTAAGACTTTCCGGTTTCAGTGTTTTAGGAGGTGATACGTTTAATAGTTATGAAAACGGAGTTCTCACAGACAGCAGGTTTTTAGAAAAAGGAAAATTCGGGAAAACATATGTAAATCTTGAACCGCGTATTACGGCAAACTACCGTATTAATGAGTTGAGTAGTGTAAAAGGAGGGTATTCCAGAAACACACAGAATTTACATTTGTTGAGTAACAGCAGCAGTGGAAATCCTACAGATCAATGGATTGGAAGTAGTTACAGCGTAAAACCTGAAATTGCAGATCAGGTAAGTTTAGGCTATAGCAGAAATTTCAATAACAATAATTATGAGATTAATGCTGAGGTTTATTACAAATCAATGCAAAATCAGATCGACTTTAAAAATGGGGCTCAAATCTCATTTGATACCGCTGCAGACGTTGAAAGTGAGTTACTTTTCGGTAAAGGAAGAGCTTATGGTTTAGAATTAATTGCTAAAAAGAAAAGCGGTAAACTGACAGGCTGGATTTCCTATACTTTATCAAAAACAGAAAGAAAAATAGACGGCATCAACGATAATGAATGGTACAACGCCAGAATGGATAAAACCCACGATCTTTCCATCGTTGCAACCTATGAGTTGAGTAAAAAATGGTCACTTTCAGGATTATTCCTTTACAGCACAGGAAATGCGGTGACTTTCCCAACCGGAAAATATGAGTTGAACGGACAAACAATTTTCCAGTACAGCAACCGAAATGCAGACAGAATGCCTGCCTATCACAGAATGGATCTGAGCGCAACCTATGAGCCGGAATCTACAAAACGTTTCAAAGGCTCTTGGTCATTCGGAATTTATAATGTGTACGGTCGCGAAAATGCCTACACGATTACTTTTGAAGATAATCCGAACAATCCGGGAACAACCCGCGCTATGCAGACTTCGTTATTCCGTTGGGTACCAAACATCACTTACAATTTCAAATTTTAA